A DNA window from Deinococcus malanensis contains the following coding sequences:
- a CDS encoding tetratricopeptide repeat protein: MNSRFSTLGLLVMAAALGGATAQTTPPSPTPPTQTQPVQSPATPAPAAPAQTAPAQPAPAPAVRPVANYIALGIFYYNRGNFDQAYVAFRAASEIDPANTEALLLLGRSQVRVRLYGPAIATLKGLVALDPRNVPAYIALSQAYQQQYIGTSDRQTVAANLTEALRVLTAAETVVQAQATDRNLNLSKIWNERGYVYKLQGEVTRSIEAFKQASSLNPDNSIILYNLGDMYYASGNLPMALDFLQQAVIADPGDPYNRAYYAKLLALSGNVATARAEAAQAARLAPTNAYAVGQYGVVSYLAKDAATARAQLTQAVKLDTLRYPEFYYYLGRLSLDSGELRAARDNLTRAAALGSNTAEYAYYLGLSYERGAVGAAPDRLKARANYEQALRLDPRHRAAQEGLNRIR; this comes from the coding sequence GTGAATTCACGCTTTAGCACCCTCGGCCTGTTGGTTATGGCCGCTGCCCTTGGTGGCGCCACCGCGCAGACCACCCCCCCCAGCCCGACCCCGCCGACGCAGACCCAGCCGGTCCAGAGTCCTGCGACGCCAGCGCCTGCGGCCCCCGCCCAGACTGCTCCGGCTCAGCCTGCACCAGCGCCCGCTGTACGACCAGTGGCCAACTACATTGCCCTGGGGATCTTCTACTACAACCGGGGCAATTTTGATCAGGCCTACGTGGCGTTCCGGGCCGCCTCTGAGATCGATCCGGCCAACACCGAGGCGCTGCTGTTGCTGGGTCGCTCGCAGGTGCGGGTGAGGCTGTACGGGCCAGCTATTGCCACGCTGAAGGGTCTGGTCGCGCTCGATCCCCGCAATGTGCCGGCGTATATTGCCCTTTCGCAGGCGTACCAGCAGCAGTACATCGGCACCAGTGACCGCCAGACCGTAGCGGCCAACCTGACCGAGGCCCTGCGTGTGCTGACGGCCGCCGAAACGGTGGTGCAGGCGCAGGCCACCGACCGCAACCTGAACCTCAGCAAGATCTGGAACGAGCGCGGCTACGTCTACAAACTGCAGGGCGAAGTCACCCGTTCGATCGAGGCGTTCAAGCAGGCCAGCAGCCTGAACCCCGACAACAGCATCATCCTGTACAACCTGGGCGATATGTACTACGCCAGCGGCAACCTGCCCATGGCACTGGATTTCCTGCAGCAGGCTGTAATCGCCGATCCCGGCGACCCCTACAACCGGGCCTACTACGCCAAGCTGCTGGCCCTGAGCGGCAATGTGGCTACCGCCCGTGCCGAAGCTGCGCAGGCTGCACGTCTGGCTCCCACCAACGCCTACGCGGTGGGACAGTACGGCGTGGTCAGCTACCTGGCCAAGGACGCCGCCACGGCGCGCGCCCAGCTGACGCAGGCCGTGAAGCTCGACACGCTGCGTTACCCGGAGTTCTACTACTACCTGGGCCGCCTGAGCCTGGACAGTGGCGAACTGCGAGCCGCCCGGGACAACCTGACCCGCGCCGCTGCGCTGGGCAGCAACACAGCGGAATACGCCTATTACCTGGGCCTGTCCTATGAGCGCGGAGCGGTTGGTGCGGCCCCCGACCGTCTGAAGGCCCGGGCCAACTACGAGCAGGCTCTGCGTCTGGACCCCAGACACCGGGCGGCCCAGGAAGGCCTCAACCGTATTCGCTGA
- a CDS encoding ABC transporter substrate-binding protein produces the protein MKPMGYVGALITAALVASGGAQKVETPVKIGVAVAQTSNTALLGQEQVIGARFAEKYLNARGGINGTPFKLVFQDAAGDENSAINAFQNLINKERVVGIVGPTLSQQAFAADPIAERAKVPVLGPSNTAKGIPQIGDFIARVSAPVAVVAPNAVRQALKLDPKIKKAAVLYAQNDAFSVSETGTFQETAKAQGLTLATVQKFQTTDTDFTTQVTAVLNADVDLVIISGLAADGGNLVKQLRQLGYKGLIIGGNGLNTSNMFPVCQRLCDGVIIAQAYSPAQPSAANQVFVKDYRAQYKKDPPQFAAQAYAGVQVMVEALKVIDRKKKLSTWDLDDLRVALNKQILVGKYNTPLGPISFDKEGELNQREFYVAQIRMKDAKTGSFVYLK, from the coding sequence ATGAAACCAATGGGTTATGTCGGGGCACTTATCACAGCGGCGCTGGTGGCGTCGGGGGGCGCGCAGAAGGTCGAAACGCCCGTCAAGATCGGCGTGGCCGTGGCACAGACCAGCAACACCGCCCTGCTGGGCCAGGAACAGGTGATCGGCGCCCGCTTCGCGGAGAAATACCTGAACGCACGTGGCGGCATCAACGGCACGCCTTTCAAGCTGGTGTTCCAGGACGCGGCAGGCGACGAGAACAGCGCCATCAACGCCTTCCAAAACCTGATCAACAAGGAGCGCGTGGTGGGCATTGTGGGGCCGACGCTCTCGCAGCAGGCCTTCGCCGCCGATCCCATCGCCGAGCGCGCCAAGGTACCGGTCCTGGGGCCCAGCAACACGGCCAAGGGCATTCCGCAGATCGGAGACTTCATCGCGCGCGTCTCGGCGCCGGTGGCCGTGGTGGCTCCCAACGCCGTGAGACAGGCGCTGAAGCTTGATCCCAAGATCAAGAAGGCGGCGGTGCTGTACGCCCAGAACGACGCCTTCTCGGTCTCGGAAACCGGCACCTTCCAGGAAACGGCCAAGGCCCAGGGACTGACCCTGGCCACCGTGCAGAAATTCCAGACCACCGACACTGACTTCACCACCCAGGTCACGGCTGTGCTGAACGCCGACGTGGATCTGGTGATCATCTCCGGTCTGGCGGCCGACGGCGGCAACCTGGTCAAGCAGCTGCGCCAGCTGGGCTACAAGGGCCTGATCATCGGCGGCAACGGCCTGAACACCAGCAACATGTTCCCGGTCTGCCAGAGGCTGTGTGACGGCGTCATTATCGCGCAGGCCTACAGCCCGGCCCAGCCGAGCGCGGCCAACCAGGTATTTGTCAAGGACTACCGCGCCCAGTACAAGAAAGACCCGCCCCAGTTTGCTGCCCAGGCCTATGCCGGCGTGCAGGTGATGGTCGAGGCCCTCAAGGTGATTGACCGCAAGAAGAAGCTCAGCACCTGGGACCTGGACGACCTGCGCGTGGCGCTGAACAAGCAGATCCTGGTCGGCAAGTACAACACGCCGCTCGGGCCGATCAGCTTCGATAAGGAAGGCGAGCTCAACCAGCGCGAATTCTATGTCGCGCAGATCCGCATGAAAGACGCCAAGACCGGCTCGTTCGTGTACCTGAAGTAA
- a CDS encoding ABC transporter ATP-binding protein, with translation MSARNVVLEARNMTRRFGGLVAVNNVSFDVTEGEIFGLIGPNGAGKTTLFNLMTGLTPPSTGTLTYRGQTVTGLAPHRVAQAGLSRTFQNIRLFRGLTALENVKIAQHARTHAGIWQGVFGRARAEEQQVERRAWELLDLVGLSDRAGESAGNFSYGDQRRLEIARALATEPRVLLLDEPAAGMNTAEKGTLTAFIREVRDQFDLTVLVIEHHVPLVMGLCDRVAVLNFGELIAIGDPVSVQRDPKVIEAYLGGE, from the coding sequence ATGAGCGCCCGCAACGTGGTGCTTGAGGCCCGCAACATGACCCGGCGCTTCGGCGGTCTGGTGGCGGTCAACAACGTCAGCTTCGATGTGACCGAGGGAGAGATCTTCGGTCTGATCGGTCCCAACGGCGCAGGCAAGACCACCCTTTTTAACCTCATGACTGGCCTTACGCCCCCCAGCACCGGCACGCTGACCTACCGCGGCCAGACCGTGACCGGCCTCGCGCCGCACCGGGTCGCCCAGGCTGGCCTGAGCCGCACCTTCCAGAACATCCGGCTGTTCCGGGGCCTGACTGCGCTGGAAAACGTAAAAATTGCCCAGCATGCCCGCACCCACGCCGGCATCTGGCAGGGCGTCTTTGGCCGGGCCCGCGCCGAGGAGCAGCAGGTTGAACGTCGCGCCTGGGAGCTGCTGGACCTGGTGGGGCTGAGCGACCGGGCCGGCGAAAGCGCGGGGAACTTCAGTTACGGAGACCAGCGCCGCCTGGAAATTGCCCGCGCTCTGGCCACCGAACCGCGGGTGCTGCTGCTTGACGAACCGGCAGCCGGAATGAACACCGCCGAGAAGGGGACGCTCACGGCATTTATCCGCGAGGTCCGTGATCAGTTTGACCTGACCGTGCTGGTGATTGAACACCATGTGCCGCTGGTAATGGGCCTGTGCGACCGCGTGGCCGTGCTGAACTTCGGAGAACTGATTGCCATCGGGGACCCCGTCAGCGTGCAGCGCGACCCCAAAGTGATTGAAGCGTACCTGGGAGGCGAGTAA
- a CDS encoding branched-chain amino acid ABC transporter permease, whose protein sequence is MEFSQLVQNIMNGLAIGSVYAIFALGYTLVFSILGIINFAHGAVFTLGAYFTYTLVVGQFENNGLLKGINLFPDGSPLSGNPFTFALATLIGAVLAGLVAVLIERLAFRPMRSRGADPLLALVSSLGVALVIVNLIQLLVGAEIYNFPSNAYGEVRPALAFQIGDKTVVIRTVQIIIFLVSLVMLTILGYVIGRTKIGKALRAVAENPGTASLLGISVDRFILITFFLSGFLGGLAGTLVGTAFGVAGPYFGVTYGLKGLAVIVLGGLGSIPGAVLGGLVIGLAEAFVPADYSAYKDAVAFALLFVILLVRPQGLLGKPVIQKV, encoded by the coding sequence ATGGAATTCAGTCAACTCGTTCAGAACATCATGAACGGCCTGGCGATCGGGAGCGTGTACGCCATTTTCGCGCTGGGATACACCCTGGTGTTCTCGATTCTGGGCATCATCAACTTTGCGCACGGGGCGGTATTCACGCTGGGCGCTTACTTCACGTACACCCTGGTGGTGGGCCAGTTCGAGAACAACGGTCTGCTCAAGGGCATCAACCTGTTTCCGGACGGGTCTCCCCTGTCCGGCAATCCATTTACTTTTGCACTGGCGACCCTGATCGGCGCGGTGCTGGCCGGGCTGGTGGCCGTGCTGATCGAGCGGCTGGCCTTCCGGCCCATGCGCTCGCGGGGTGCCGACCCGCTGCTGGCACTGGTCAGCAGCCTGGGGGTGGCGCTGGTCATCGTGAACCTGATCCAGCTGCTGGTCGGCGCCGAGATCTACAACTTCCCCTCCAACGCCTACGGGGAGGTCAGGCCCGCACTGGCCTTCCAGATCGGGGACAAGACGGTGGTGATCCGCACCGTGCAGATCATCATCTTCCTGGTGAGCCTGGTCATGCTGACGATCCTGGGCTACGTCATTGGCCGCACCAAGATCGGCAAGGCGCTGCGTGCCGTGGCCGAAAACCCGGGCACTGCCAGCCTGCTGGGCATCAGCGTGGACCGCTTTATCCTGATCACCTTCTTCCTGTCGGGATTCCTGGGCGGTCTGGCGGGAACGCTGGTGGGCACAGCCTTCGGCGTGGCCGGACCATACTTCGGGGTGACCTACGGGCTCAAGGGCCTGGCGGTGATCGTGCTGGGCGGTCTGGGCAGCATTCCCGGTGCGGTGCTGGGAGGCCTGGTCATCGGTCTGGCCGAGGCGTTCGTGCCGGCCGATTACAGTGCCTACAAGGATGCGGTGGCTTTCGCGCTGCTGTTCGTGATTCTGCTGGTGCGCCCCCAGGGCCTGCTGGGCAAGCCCGTGATTCAGAAGGTCTGA
- the coaE gene encoding dephospho-CoA kinase (Dephospho-CoA kinase (CoaE) performs the final step in coenzyme A biosynthesis.) has protein sequence MGKHPADPPAPVRRLGLTGSIGAGKSTVTGLLRARGLTVLDADEQARQVTEEPETLARLEKAFPGTVQEGRLDRAALAALVFTDPSRLAELGAITHPKVRARMQALESQAAQAGALWVVHDVPLLFEGGLDAGMDAILVVDAPLDIRVQRVMSRSGLSREEVLARDARQWPSAQKRARATAVLDNTGDLAHLERQLGHALKKLGIVPSVSES, from the coding sequence ATGGGCAAACATCCTGCAGACCCGCCCGCACCGGTGCGGCGCCTGGGACTGACCGGCAGTATCGGTGCCGGCAAAAGCACCGTGACCGGGCTGCTGCGTGCCCGTGGTCTGACGGTGCTCGACGCCGATGAACAGGCCCGGCAGGTGACCGAGGAACCCGAAACGCTGGCTCGTCTTGAAAAAGCCTTTCCAGGCACGGTCCAGGAAGGACGCCTTGACCGTGCGGCCCTGGCTGCCCTGGTGTTTACAGACCCCTCGCGGCTGGCCGAACTTGGCGCCATCACCCACCCCAAGGTCCGGGCACGGATGCAGGCCCTGGAATCCCAGGCCGCTCAGGCCGGTGCGCTGTGGGTGGTGCATGACGTGCCGCTGCTGTTTGAAGGGGGACTGGACGCTGGCATGGATGCCATTCTGGTGGTCGACGCGCCACTGGACATCCGGGTACAGCGTGTGATGTCGCGCAGTGGCCTGAGCCGTGAGGAGGTCCTGGCCCGAGACGCCCGGCAGTGGCCGAGTGCGCAGAAACGCGCCCGGGCCACGGCCGTGCTGGACAATACCGGCGACCTGGCGCACCTGGAACGGCAACTGGGCCATGCTCTGAAGAAGCTGGGCATTGTACCTTCCGTGTCGGAAAGCTGA
- a CDS encoding ABC transporter ATP-binding protein — MALLEIEQLSVNYGAIQAVRGISLHVDEGEVVTLIGANGAGKTTTLRAVSRMMRPVSGRITFAGRDITRIPADEAVKIGIAQSPEGRQVLARQSVQDNLELGAYTRREQSEVKSDIGRMYERFPRLGERRHQLAGTLSGGEQQMLAIARAMMSRPRLLLLDEPSLGLAPIIVREIFSIIRELNEQGTTILLVEQNAKLAMNSSNRTYVLEAGQMTFTGESAQLVNDERVLHAYLGG; from the coding sequence GTGGCCCTGCTGGAAATTGAACAGCTCAGCGTGAACTACGGAGCCATCCAGGCGGTGCGGGGAATCAGCCTCCATGTGGACGAAGGCGAGGTCGTGACGCTGATCGGCGCCAATGGAGCCGGCAAGACCACCACGCTGCGGGCCGTCTCACGCATGATGCGGCCCGTCTCCGGCCGGATTACGTTTGCGGGCCGGGACATCACGCGCATTCCGGCCGATGAGGCAGTCAAAATCGGGATTGCCCAGAGTCCTGAGGGCCGTCAGGTGCTCGCACGTCAAAGCGTGCAGGACAACCTGGAACTGGGGGCCTATACCCGACGGGAGCAATCAGAGGTGAAGAGCGATATCGGCCGGATGTATGAGCGTTTTCCGCGTCTGGGCGAACGCCGCCACCAGCTGGCCGGCACGCTTTCGGGAGGAGAACAGCAGATGCTGGCCATTGCGCGCGCCATGATGAGCCGCCCACGGCTGCTGCTGCTGGACGAACCCAGTCTGGGGCTGGCGCCCATTATCGTGCGGGAGATCTTCTCGATTATCCGTGAGCTCAACGAGCAGGGTACGACCATTCTGCTGGTCGAGCAGAATGCCAAGCTGGCCATGAACAGTTCCAACCGCACGTACGTGCTGGAAGCCGGGCAGATGACCTTCACCGGCGAGAGCGCGCAACTGGTCAATGATGAACGCGTGCTTCACGCGTACCTTGGTGGATAG
- a CDS encoding branched-chain amino acid ABC transporter permease, with protein MNDFVSTYGFLIVTLLQAGLLGLSLYFPLQAGQLSLASPGFYALGGYVAAIMLTHPAFSGVRDALGHGVFPLTWVMAALLSGVLGLVVGVPALRLRGIYLALATIAFVEILRVLSLNLQITGGAIGIFGIPQAFGFQDRWQYVFLFGPLLVLTLLFAYQLERSRVGRALRAIREDELAADAMGVPPTRYKVLAFVIGAVLAGIVGAMSAPFLNTWNAKQGTFDASIAILAFVLIGGSRNIWGPVVGGALLTAVPEVLRFLADWRLIINGLVLVVASLYLPQGIVGALERLRRPRPPERPAALPPAEVHP; from the coding sequence ATGAACGACTTTGTCTCCACCTACGGCTTTCTGATTGTCACGCTGCTGCAGGCTGGCCTGCTGGGCCTGAGCCTGTACTTCCCGCTGCAAGCCGGTCAGCTCAGTCTGGCCAGCCCTGGATTCTACGCCCTGGGCGGATATGTGGCCGCCATCATGCTGACCCATCCGGCGTTTTCGGGCGTACGCGACGCGCTGGGACACGGCGTCTTTCCCCTGACCTGGGTGATGGCCGCACTGCTGTCCGGAGTTTTGGGTCTGGTGGTCGGGGTGCCGGCGCTGCGGCTGAGGGGCATCTATCTGGCGCTGGCGACCATCGCCTTCGTCGAGATTCTCCGTGTGCTGTCACTGAACCTGCAGATCACCGGCGGCGCCATTGGTATCTTCGGAATTCCGCAGGCCTTCGGGTTCCAGGACCGCTGGCAGTACGTGTTTCTGTTCGGACCGCTGCTGGTCCTGACGCTGCTATTTGCCTACCAGCTGGAGCGGTCGCGGGTGGGCCGCGCCCTGCGCGCCATTCGCGAGGACGAACTGGCTGCCGACGCCATGGGCGTACCGCCGACCCGCTACAAGGTGCTGGCTTTCGTCATCGGTGCGGTGCTGGCCGGCATCGTGGGGGCCATGAGTGCGCCGTTCCTGAACACCTGGAATGCCAAACAGGGCACGTTCGACGCCTCGATCGCCATTCTGGCCTTCGTGCTGATCGGAGGATCACGCAACATCTGGGGTCCGGTGGTCGGTGGAGCGCTGCTGACCGCCGTGCCGGAAGTGCTGCGCTTCCTGGCGGACTGGCGCCTGATCATCAATGGGCTGGTGCTGGTGGTGGCCAGTCTGTACCTTCCCCAGGGCATCGTGGGTGCATTAGAACGCCTGCGCCGTCCCCGGCCTCCTGAGCGCCCGGCCGCGCTGCCCCCCGCTGAGGTGCACCCATGA
- a CDS encoding PIN/TRAM domain-containing protein encodes MLAIRLLIVLLGLTLGLLAGQTLALTLPSEVAVVNTLSLMLAGVLTSVLLLARLERVVAGWLDGFDRWYAGLAPRTVAAATVGLIVALLLSVLLGNLLRGLPFYSWVLSITVTLLLAVFFVGFAVRHADTFGVFTLPQVRRRTGLKILDSNVIIDGRLLDLVRAGFVEGELVVPGFVLRELQTLADHADPQKRTRGKRGLGVLEELRTVRPLQVNDWDDINVPTVDDKLIRLARETSGKLVTNDTNLSKIAKLHGLEVLSIHEAAVALKPQVQAGDQLMVTITKSGQQQGQGVGYLEDGTMVVVEDGLKYRGRAARVLVVNNVQTNVGRMIFARVDRSSDAA; translated from the coding sequence GTGCTGGCCATCCGACTGCTGATCGTGCTGCTGGGCCTGACCTTGGGCCTGCTGGCCGGGCAGACTCTGGCCCTGACGCTGCCTTCCGAGGTCGCCGTGGTCAACACCCTGAGCCTCATGCTGGCCGGCGTGTTGACCTCGGTGCTGCTGCTGGCCCGACTGGAGCGGGTAGTTGCAGGCTGGCTTGACGGTTTTGACCGCTGGTACGCGGGACTGGCACCGCGCACGGTGGCCGCGGCCACGGTCGGGCTGATCGTCGCCCTGCTTCTCAGTGTGCTGCTGGGCAATCTGCTGCGGGGTCTTCCTTTCTATTCCTGGGTTCTGAGCATCACGGTCACATTGCTGCTGGCGGTGTTCTTTGTCGGCTTCGCCGTGCGTCATGCCGACACTTTCGGTGTCTTCACGCTGCCTCAGGTCAGGCGCAGAACCGGCCTGAAGATCCTGGATTCCAACGTCATTATCGACGGGCGCCTGCTGGATCTCGTGCGCGCTGGTTTCGTGGAGGGGGAGCTGGTGGTTCCCGGCTTTGTGTTGCGGGAACTGCAGACCCTGGCCGACCATGCCGATCCCCAGAAACGCACTCGCGGTAAGCGCGGACTGGGTGTTCTGGAAGAGCTTCGGACCGTGCGTCCCCTGCAGGTCAACGACTGGGACGATATCAATGTCCCCACCGTTGACGACAAGCTGATCCGTCTGGCCCGCGAGACCAGCGGCAAGCTGGTAACCAACGACACCAACCTCAGTAAGATCGCCAAGCTTCACGGCCTGGAGGTGCTCAGCATCCATGAGGCGGCGGTGGCCCTCAAGCCGCAGGTACAGGCCGGCGATCAGCTCATGGTGACCATCACCAAGAGTGGCCAGCAGCAGGGCCAGGGGGTGGGCTACCTGGAAGACGGCACCATGGTCGTCGTCGAGGACGGGCTGAAGTACCGTGGCCGGGCGGCCCGCGTTCTGGTGGTCAACAACGTGCAGACCAACGTGGGTCGCATGATCTTCGCACGCGTAGACCGCAGCAGCGACGCGGCCTGA
- a CDS encoding DNA polymerase/3'-5' exonuclease PolX, translating into MAEVTRKALVGVLKTTADLLDLLHQEAFRAQAYRSAARSLEAIEAEVGALLDSGFAGVPKVGRTIASELQAYAASGAFAPLEEAASQVPPGVLGMFRVRGLGPKKIRTLWDTGIDSLETLREACRDGRVAAIKGFGAKSAATILDAVEFALSAQERQYLSTALDVSEMLTAQLEGLDPRVSGEARRGLETAGTALVTVTATASDLDGRLAGLVEDLQADADQPILSGRIDGVPLQVAYAPAEARGALNLLMDSPQPYRDELRARARTRGLDLSTQGLHRGSTLLPTPTEADALRKLDLPCRPAEYREPEHDGLWEALPGPGELVTAADLRGMLHTHSVWSDGAATVAHMAEEALRLGHDFLGTGDHSRAAHYANGLSIERLRAQLREVRELQAAGLPLVAGAEVDILEDGSLDYPDDVLAELDYVVASVHSYFTLDAARQTERLIRAASHPLVTILGHPTGRLLLRRPGYAMDLDAVLGACEAAGTVVEINANAYRLDLDWRDVLRWRGRLTFAINTDAHVPAGLADTRYGVVVARKAGLTPAEVVNNLSRTEFLAFVQRQRESRMAP; encoded by the coding sequence ATGGCTGAGGTGACCCGCAAAGCGCTGGTGGGCGTCCTGAAAACCACCGCCGACCTGCTGGATCTACTGCACCAGGAAGCCTTCCGGGCACAGGCCTACCGCAGCGCCGCGCGCAGCCTGGAAGCCATTGAGGCTGAGGTAGGTGCGCTATTGGACTCTGGTTTCGCGGGAGTGCCCAAGGTGGGCCGGACCATTGCGTCCGAATTGCAGGCCTACGCGGCGTCCGGGGCCTTCGCGCCGCTGGAGGAGGCTGCCAGTCAGGTCCCGCCCGGCGTGCTGGGGATGTTCCGCGTACGGGGGCTGGGGCCCAAGAAGATCCGCACGCTGTGGGACACCGGCATCGATTCGCTCGAAACCCTGCGCGAGGCCTGCCGCGACGGCCGGGTGGCGGCCATCAAGGGCTTCGGAGCCAAGAGCGCGGCGACCATCCTGGACGCGGTGGAGTTCGCACTGTCAGCTCAGGAACGCCAGTACCTCAGCACTGCGCTGGATGTCTCCGAGATGCTGACGGCGCAGCTCGAAGGCCTGGACCCACGCGTCTCGGGCGAGGCCCGCCGGGGTCTGGAGACCGCCGGGACTGCCCTGGTGACCGTGACCGCGACAGCCAGCGATCTGGACGGCCGTCTGGCAGGTCTGGTCGAGGACCTGCAGGCGGATGCGGACCAGCCCATCCTGTCCGGGCGCATCGACGGCGTCCCGTTGCAGGTGGCGTATGCGCCCGCCGAGGCGCGCGGCGCCCTGAACCTGCTGATGGACAGCCCCCAGCCCTACCGTGATGAACTGCGGGCCCGGGCCCGGACGCGTGGTCTGGACCTGAGCACGCAAGGCCTGCACCGGGGAAGCACTCTGCTTCCCACCCCGACGGAGGCGGACGCTCTGCGAAAACTGGACCTTCCCTGTCGCCCGGCCGAGTACAGAGAGCCGGAGCACGACGGCTTGTGGGAAGCCCTGCCGGGGCCAGGCGAACTGGTGACAGCAGCTGACCTGCGGGGCATGCTACACACCCACTCGGTGTGGTCGGATGGCGCGGCGACGGTCGCCCATATGGCCGAGGAGGCACTGCGTCTGGGCCACGACTTCCTGGGCACCGGGGACCATTCACGCGCCGCGCACTATGCCAACGGGCTCAGCATCGAGCGCCTGCGTGCCCAGTTGCGCGAGGTCCGCGAGTTGCAGGCAGCCGGTCTGCCCCTGGTTGCCGGCGCCGAGGTGGACATCCTGGAGGACGGCTCATTGGACTACCCGGACGATGTGCTGGCTGAACTGGACTACGTGGTGGCCAGCGTGCACAGTTACTTCACGCTGGACGCGGCGCGGCAGACCGAGCGATTGATCCGCGCGGCCTCGCATCCGCTGGTCACCATCCTGGGGCATCCCACCGGGCGACTGCTGCTGCGCCGTCCCGGATATGCGATGGATCTGGACGCGGTGCTGGGAGCCTGCGAAGCGGCCGGCACCGTGGTAGAGATCAACGCCAACGCCTACCGCCTGGACCTGGACTGGCGTGACGTTCTGCGCTGGCGCGGGCGCCTGACCTTTGCCATCAACACGGATGCCCACGTGCCCGCCGGTCTGGCGGACACCCGCTATGGGGTGGTGGTGGCACGCAAAGCCGGGCTGACTCCGGCGGAGGTGGTAAATAACCTGAGCAGGACGGAGTTTCTGGCTTTTGTGCAGCGGCAACGGGAAAGCCGCATGGCACCCTGA
- the hisJ gene encoding histidinol-phosphatase HisJ translates to MTSTLFDSHMHTPLCGHATGTPREYAKAAVDAGLTGVCFTDHMPMPAWYDAPWRMRLGQLERYVEEVRQVQADFAGELDVRLGLEADFHPGTERFVEGVLRAHDWDYVIGSVHYLGAWGFDNPEFVAEYEARDLTQLYGDYYALVEDAARTELFDAIGHLDLPKKFGHLDTDGHAALHALDVIAERGLSLDFNTAGWRKPVAEAYPAPDLTRAAAARGIPFVLGSDAHRPDEVGHRFADAVKQIHDVGGRTVTYLARVRHG, encoded by the coding sequence ATGACCTCTACCCTGTTCGATTCGCACATGCATACGCCCCTGTGCGGCCACGCGACGGGCACGCCACGGGAATACGCCAAGGCTGCGGTGGACGCAGGACTGACGGGTGTGTGCTTTACCGACCACATGCCCATGCCCGCGTGGTATGACGCGCCGTGGCGCATGCGCCTGGGCCAGTTGGAAAGGTACGTTGAGGAAGTCCGGCAGGTGCAGGCCGATTTTGCCGGCGAGCTGGATGTGCGCCTGGGCCTGGAAGCCGACTTTCACCCCGGCACCGAGCGCTTCGTGGAAGGTGTCCTCCGGGCGCACGACTGGGACTACGTGATCGGCAGCGTGCATTACCTGGGCGCCTGGGGGTTTGACAACCCCGAGTTTGTCGCCGAATACGAGGCGCGTGACCTCACCCAGCTCTACGGCGACTATTACGCCCTGGTCGAGGATGCTGCCCGCACGGAACTGTTCGACGCGATCGGGCACCTGGATCTGCCCAAAAAATTCGGACACCTGGATACCGATGGACACGCCGCGCTGCACGCGCTGGACGTGATCGCCGAACGCGGCCTGAGCCTGGATTTCAACACGGCCGGGTGGCGCAAGCCGGTGGCAGAGGCCTACCCCGCGCCGGACCTGACCCGGGCGGCGGCGGCCCGGGGCATTCCTTTCGTGCTGGGCAGCGACGCCCACCGCCCCGACGAGGTGGGGCACCGCTTTGCAGACGCCGTGAAACAGATTCATGACGTGGGAGGCCGCACCGTCACCTACCTTGCCCGGGTGCGCCATGGCTGA